In the genome of Pangasianodon hypophthalmus isolate fPanHyp1 chromosome 15, fPanHyp1.pri, whole genome shotgun sequence, the window AACACcaatgtttttccttttatgATCCAgacttggtaaaaaaaaaaaaaaaaaagtaccttaGTTAGCAGCAAGAGAAGCGGACATCATTAAGAGAGGTGTCATCCCATGCACCCTGAGGCGGCTCCACTTTAGTTTGGATCCCACAAATCCCAGTTCCACCACAAACTGAGCTCCAGTAACCCCAGGTACCCCAGCCCATACCACTTCCTTCCAACACCTGGCCTCCTGTGCATTGGAACCTGGAAATTTTAGTTATAAATACATTCCCTGTTATTCTTTTAAGTCAATTTTCTTTATCAAACGCACTTAGGAACAAGACATGACCAAAGGTGTGACATGTTTATAAGtcataaaataatcaattataGCTTTATGTGCCATTAAACTGGTTAAAAAGAAACATGTGCAAAATGTTGTTATCAAATTAAAGTTACAGATAAAATGATTTGTGAATACCAGCTTCATCAAAAGTATTagctttttattacttttttgaGATGATATCAGAAGTGTGGGTTATTGTGAGTTACTAATTACCTGATGTTGTTAGCAGCGGTATCATCTACGAATATTCCCTGATAACTCTCCACTCGCAGCTGGAAAGCTCTCAGCACTCCCCTGGAGCACCAAATGTTCTGTTTCCAAGACCCCCAGCTGTAAAAACAACagttactactgctactgctactactactattactattactattactactactactacttctactactactgctaataattgTTTTGACCTTTGGTTGTCTATTTTGACATCCTAATTATGACACTGAAACACATGGTATCTTATGTAGGTCCTTATGTATCTTACGTAATATTCACTACATATTGTATGCCTTATGTCTTACATATATGGCATATTTCATACATGGGAAAGAACatatacaatgttttttttttttaccttcctACAGAAGAACTGACTGTTGTGTAGCCCCCAACAATACCGGAGGTGCCGATGGGTTTAGAGCATTGAAGGGCAATTCCATTTAGGGCCGTGTCATCACCCCAGTACCCCTGATTTGACTCAAcctaaaaaaaacttctttagtcattaaaattatttcttgatgatatttaattcatttgcaAGATCATTTTAAGTGTGCTTTTTACCCAAATTACACAACTCTTACACCTATACAGATAACTGTAGTTATATCACAAAGTGTGCTGTATATTATAGGGTATTTAGTTTCTTATCAATGCTTATAAATTCTAATTCCAAAAATTGCTAATTAGTAATTTTGTCATCCGTGAAAATGAGATGTACTCACCTTGAGGGTAAAGCCCGTAGCATAGGTGCCCGAAGGACACATTGCCCATGGTCCCCATGATCCCCACATCTGTCCATTAGTCACACTGATCGTACTGGGATACAGAAAGACAATTCTGTTTTGTGTGTCATTGACACTTGCACATTCCCCAAAGGAAAGAATGAGCAGAGGCAAAACAGCACTGAGCACAAAATACATTCTATTAGATATAGCTGAGAATAAAGTCAGACTATCCTCTGGTTATCAGAATGATTCTTCCTGAAGAAGTGCCTATGCTGAGTGTGGATGTACTTGTTTATATACACTCTAGCTAGCCAATCACTGCAAAGTATGACATGAGTAATTACATaattatcatatttttttctcaaatatttGGCATTCCAAGTCGAATCCAGCACGCAAAACATTAAACTGATTTAATCTtattagattaattaattaattaatcatttttaaagcatgGACAAATGTCTTCCATGGtttcaactttatttttcaataataatgcaataatgtaaataataaatattcaataaGTGACAAAGGGTGGTGTGTGGTGCAGCCTGTCTGTGTCACATGTTCCCTTGTACATATGAAATATGTACATAATCATATACAAAAATCATATACAAAATTTTTACATTCATTATGTTGGATAGatataatatttcttttataccatACTATTCAagaatactgtatatgcataatttttatacaatacaagaaagattttcttttcttttttgtttcctttaatGAATTGCATCACTAATTGTGCACCCGAAAAATAACCataaatgatgatgaaaatgaatatCAGAGTTTTTATGTCCTTcatgtgtcacttacctggggacaAGATGGTGTAGAAATATTGTAACCACAAAatgttaaccacaaaatgtgtactcatattTGATGATATTTTATCTTCAATGTTATAGATGTATGGAACCGGTATAGTAACACAGAGGCCTGAAAGTGAtctatatgaccttacataggcAGGGGTAGCCTCCTAAGAGAGCAGaaacaagctgtaaatttaagtgagtaAGGCTTCCTTAAACCATAACATAAGTATATATGGCAATGTTGGGTCTTGTGAAAAGCAGGATGTGGAagttttttcatgaaaatagaTATAAGAGCACCCTTCTGAAGAGCTGCTTGACTTAATTCTGGAGAGAATAAAGTCTAATGGTGTCAACAACCAGGCTCTCCAGAGTGATCTTTGATCTGCATTAATTGCTAAAACaatggcaccaggatgctctatgggaagaaggcaagctatcggaggcagtgtgatgctctgagcaatgttctgcagggaaaccttgggtcctggcattcatttgGATGTTACTtggacacgtaccacctacctaaacattttGATCTTTAAGGTCTGCATGCTCACTTAATAATTTAGTAGTGAATCAAAACTGAAATCAAGTTATGTAGCATTGTTGAGATGTGATGTTTGAGACACAcatacctgcacacacacacccacacacataccaaaGAGAAAAACTAAAAGCAAAAGTGAAGGTTCCTTGGTAAAGATTTCCTTGTTCCTcagatcaataaataaacattggtGAATTAGAAATAGTTACTTAGAATATACAGTAACTTCAGAAAGTATTCCGATCCCTGCAGTTTTTTCAccctttattatattatatattgtatttgttggccattaatacacacaatagtccacaacaacaaaacaaaaaacaggtttttactttttttttgctaaataaattaatgaatcaatcaaccaatcaatcaattaattaataaaatactgaaatctCTTATTTGGATAAGTATTCAGATCCTTGGTGAAGGCACTCCGAATTGAGCTCATACTTTGAGATGTCTCTAGAACTtgattggagtccacctgtggcaacTTCAGTCAATCTGAATGATTTAAAAAGGCACACATCTGTGTGTATAAGATCAGAGTGCATGTCAGACCAAAAACCCTgccatgaagtccaaggaactctctgcactatgggaagaaggcaagctggcagaggcagtgtgatgctctgagcaatgttctgctgggaaactttgggtcctggcattcatgtggatgttacttggacacgtaccacctacctaaacaatgctgcagacCACGTACACCCCTTCacggcaacagtattccctaatggcagtggcctctttcagaaggataatgctccctatcacactgcaaaaattcttcaggaatggtttgaggaacatgtcagagttcaaggtgttgacttggcctccaaactcctcagatctcaatctgatcaagcaactgcgggatgtgctggacaaacaagtctgatccatggaggtcccaccttgcaacttacaggacttaaaggaacTTACAGGagctgctgctaacgtcttggtgccagataccacagcacaccttcagaggtctcgTGGAGTCCAGGcatcaatgggtcagagctgttttggcgccacatgggggacctacacaatattaggcaggtggttttaatgttacggctgatcggtgtatatatatatatatatatatatatatatatatatatatatatatatatatatatatatatatatatatgtatgtatgtataagtgtgtgtgtgtgtgttaccaagATGCAGCATGTGTTGGTTGCCAGGATGTAAATCTTTACATCTCGATCTTTAAGATCTGCTTGATCACTTAATAATTTAGTAGTGAATCAAAACTGAAATCAAGTTATGTAACATTGTTGAGATGTTTCagacacacatacgcacacacacccacaaccccccgccacacacacacacacacacacctacgcacgcacacataccAAAgagaaaaactaaacaaaaaacaaaagcaaaagcaaaagtgAAGTTTCCTTGGTAAAGATTTAacctttattatattatatattgtattttttggcCATTAATCCACACACAATAgtccacaacaacaaaacaaaaaacaggtttttactttttttttgctaaataaataaataaataaaatactgaaatctCTTATTTGGATAAGTATTCAGATCCTTGGTGAAGGCACTCCAAATTGAGCTCATACATTGAGATGTCTCTAGAACTtgattggagtccacctgtggcaacTTCAGTCAATCTGAATGATTTAAAAAGGCACACATCTGTGTGTATAAGATCAGAGTGCATGTCAGACCAAAAACCCTgccatgaagtccaaggaactCTCTGTAGACCTCTGCCATCAAATTGTGTCAAGACATAGATCTGGGCAAGTCAATAAAACCATTTTCTAAAGTTTTCCAGCAGCAACAGTGAGAAATATGTCAATATTTTTGGGTAAACTGCTCGTCAGTAAACATGTATTGTGCTGGTGTTTGGCAAATTTATGtaattctaaaaaatatttttgatccTTCAAAAatcaatgtttattatttatttaataataaactattatttaatGAATCAAAACTTATTAAtgttccaaacacacacattatatacagtcccctctgaaaggattggaacagcaagaccagttcttttgtttttgttctgcactgaagacatttgggtttgagctcaaaagatgaatttgagacaatagatcagaatttcagcttttatttcctgaattTAAAtctacagtagatgtgtttgcTTTGTTTGGTAAGTAAAGTTGGATCCCTAAGTTGTGTAACACATCTAGagataaatatcaggaaatgaaagctgaaactGGGTTTAtcgtctcattcatcttttgatcttctgtttcctttagtAGTGCAGCTGAACAGAAAAGTATAATAACATTGTCAAATGGtttctcacacgcacacacacacatgccaatTCATTACACATTGTTAATTAATACAATTACAGGTTGTGAGCTAGTGATTGgaacttccatccatccatccattctccacaccgcttatcctacacagggtcgtgaggtagcctggagtctatcacaggagactcggggcacaaggcgggggcaCCTTGGGCGAGGTTGATTGGAATATTGTGAATTTAAATCCTAGGAGTACTGAAGAGTCTTCAACTCTGGAACAAGGGTCCCTAACACTCATTGTTCCTAAACTGTGTGATAATTAAATCAAAAGTTGCTgctaaatgaacaaatgtgaCAGAAATGTAGATTGTGTTGATGGATAAATCAGGCAGATGAAGTAATAATGCTTCCTTTATGAATGGAAGccacatttactgtaaaaaaaaaaaaaaaaaaaaaaaaaaaaaaacaggtttccAGTAAATGACTGcaaaatttacagaaaacaaaaacatattttacatacataattatgtacataatttacagtaaagtactgtaatatcttactgttgtataaaataacacataacccaGTACATCTGGCTGATTtaggatacaactgagctgaaggaTCCTGCCCAGCCATGACagcactgggatttgaacacacaacttTCTGAGCTGTGACTCAAAGTCTTAGCCACTGTGTGACCACAACTACGCCACAACAACACTGCAGCTGGCTTGCACTGATGCAACTACTTCTACCACTGAATTAACTCCACTGAGTCAATGCATGCTAGTTGTgctagttgtggtggctcagtggttacaGCTTCAAGTCGCATATAAGAAAgttgtgttcaaatcccagcaccaccaaactgccttgactgggtccttgagcaagacccttcagctcaCTTGTATCTTGCGTCAAGTAAATGTCCtgggttatgtgttattttatactacgTAAGacattgcagttttttttattgtaaatatgtaacagatgtttactttaaattttacagtactttattagcaacccagtttttttaaattttttttacagtgaacgTGGGTGCTATTAGTAAAGGAAGCATGATTACTTCATCTGCctgatttttcacatttacgTCACATTTGTTCATTTCGCAGCAACTTATAATTAATTATCACACGGTTTAGGAACAATGAGTGTTAGGGACCCTTGTTCAAGAGTTGAAGAGTCTTCAGTACTCCTAGGATTTAAATTCACATTATTCTAATCACTAGCTCACAACCTGAGCTGCCACTCGGGTCACATAATTTAGCCACAGCAATAATTGATGTAATTTAGACAATAAAATACCTGAGAACTATAATCACAGTTTATTTCCTTGTTGCTGAACACTAAAATATATTCCTGTATTGTACGGAAACATTCTATGtaatgttgattaattaaatataattacataatgttTTTGCACTGCTGGTTATTAAATGAAACAAGGTGGAGAACTGACATTTCCTTCCAGGTAACACTCCCTTCACTGTTCCAGAAAGAAATCAGTAAGAGTACAGtcactgtctctgtgtttttcaTGACGTGTGTTCTTAGAAACTGGCAAAAAATAGttgttcatatttgttttttcatggAAATGGATATAAGAGCACCCTTCTGAAGAGTTTTCTTTTGTCTGCAGACAGCTGCTTGACTTAATTCTGGAGAGAATAAAGTCTAATGGTGTCAACAACCAGGCTCTCCAGAGTGATCTTTGATCTGCATTAATTGCTAAAGcaatggcaccaggatgcactatgggaagaaggcaagctggcagaggcagtgtgatgctctgagcaatgttctgctgggaaaccttgggtcctggcattcatatggatgttacttggacacgtaccacctacctaaacaatgctgcagacCACATACACCCCTTCacggcaacagtattccctaatggcagtggcctctttcagaagGTTAATGCTCCctatcacactgcaaaaattgttcaggaatggtttgaggaaaatgacagacttcaaggtgttgacttggcctccaaactCCCCAGAtttcaatctgatcaagcaactgcgggatgtgctggacaaacaagtctgatccatggaggtcccaccttgcaacttacaggacttaaaggaacTTACAGGagctgctgctaacgtcttggtgccagataccacagcacaccttcagaggtcaaATCAAGTTATGTAACATTGTTGAGATGTTTGagacacacatacgcacacacacccacaaatcCCCcgccacccacacacacccacacacataccaaagagaaaaactaaacaaaaaaaaacaaaagcaaaagtgAAGGTTCCTTGGTAAAGATTTCATTGTTCTTcagatcaataaataaacattgatgAATTAGAAATAGTTACGTAGAATATACAGTAACTTCAGAAAGTATTCCGATCCCTGCAGTTTTTTCAccctttattatattatatattgtattttttggcCATTAATCCACACACAATAgtccacaacaacaaaacaaaaaacaggtttttacatttttgtgctAAATCAATTAATgaatcaatcaaccaatcaatcaattaattaataaaatactgaaatctCTTATTTGGATAAGTATTCAGATCCTTGGTGAAGGCACTCCGAATTGAGCTCATACTTTGAGATGTCTCTAGAACTtgattggagtccacctgtggcaacTTCAGTCAATCTGAATGATTTAAAAAGGCACACATCTGTGTGTATAAGATCAGAGTGCATGTCAGACCAAAAACCCTgccatgaagtccaaggaactCTCTGTAGACCTCTGCCATCAAATTGTGTCAAGACATAGATCTGGGCAAGTCAATAAAACCATTTTCTAAAGTTTTCCAGCAGCAACAGTGAGAAATATGTCAATATTTTTGGGTAAACTGCTCGTCAGTAAACATGTATTGTGCTGGTGTTTGGCAAATTTATGtaattctaaaaaatatttttgatccTTCAAAAatcaatgtttattatttatttaataataaactattatttaatGAATCAAAACTTATTAAtgttccaaacacacacattatatacagtcccctctgaaaggattggaacagcaagaccagttcttttgtttttgttctgcactgaagacatttgggtttgagctcaaaagatgaatttgagacaatagatcagaatttcagcttttatttcctgaattTAAAtctacagtagatgtgtttgcTTTGTTTGGTAAGTAAAGTTGGATCCCTAAGTTGTGTAACACATCTAGagataaatatcaggaaatgaaagctgaaactGGGTTTAtcgtctcattcatcttttgatcttctgtttcctttaatAGTGCAGCTGAACAGAAAAGTATAATAACATTGTTAAAtggtttctcacacacacacagacacacacacaccaattcaTTACACacctttaattaatataattacataattatagtGTGAGCAGTGGCAGCTCAGGATGTGAGCTAGTGATTGGaacatccatctatccatccatccatccatccattctccacaccgcttatcctacacagggtcgtgaggtagcctggagtctatcacaggagactcggggcacaaggcggggacACCTTGGGCGAGGTTGATTGGAATATTGTGAATTTAAATTCTAGGAGTACTGAAGAGTCTTCAACTCTGGAACAAGGGTCCCTAACACTCATTGTTCCTAAACTGTGTGATAATTAACCCTTGTGTGGTGTCCATATTTTTGTTAATCAGCCAGTGTTCCTGGGTATGGTGGACCCGCTGCATTTTTGGGGGTTTTTAATTCAACACAATCAaacaattttatgttaaaaaactCAACAGATGTTTACTTCATCCCAATTTCAAGCAATATAAACAACATATATGGTTAATAGTTGCCCTTTACCTTTGTTAGACcacatttatgaattaaattgctactcgttttttgtttgttttttaaatcaaaagttGCTgctaaatgaacaaatgtgGTGGAAATGTAGATTGTGTTGATGGATAAATCAGGCAGATGACATAATAATGCTTCCTTTATGAATGGAAGCCAcattcactgtaaaaaaaaaaaaaaaaaccaaacaaaaaaacaggttgCCAGTAAATGACTGTgaaatttacagaaaacaaaaacatacgtTACGTGcataatttacagtaaaaacatatttacagtaaagtactgtaatatcttactgttgtataaaataacacataacccaGTAAATCTGGCTGATTtaggatacaactgagctgaaggaTCCTGCCCGGCCAGCACAAGGATTTCAACACACAACTTTCTGAGCTGTGACTCAAAGTCTTAGCCACTGTGTGACCACAACTACGCCACAAGAACACTGCAGCTGGCTTACACTGATGCAACTACTTCTACCACTGAATTAACTCCACTGAGTCAATGCATGCTAGTTGTgctagttgtggtggctcagtggttacaGCCTCAAGTCACAGATAAGAAaattgtgtgttcaaatcccagcaccaccaaactgccttgactgggtccttgagcaagacccttcagctcaCTTGTATCTTGCGTCAAGTAAATGTCCTGGgttattacagttttaatttAGACATAAAATACCTGAGAACTATAATCACAGTTTATTTCCTTGTTGCTGAACACTAAAATATATTCCTGTATTGTACGGAAACATTCTATGtaatgttgattaattaaatataattacataatgttTATGCACTGCTGGTTATTAAATGAAACAAGGTGGAGAACTGACATTTCCTTCCAGGTAACACTCCCTTCACTGTTCTTTGCCCGAGCAGATTCCAGAAAGAAATCAGTAAGAGTACAGtcactgtctctgtgtttttcaTGACGTGTGTTCTTAGAAACTGGCAAAAAATAGTTGTTGAATATTTGCTTGTGTAGTACACTCttaaagtgaaaagaagtaaacagaccctctgcagcaaactattAAAGAAATTCTGCAAACATTAATGCACAGCTACTTTATATTTGGTgaacttaaataaaataaaaaagataacatAGTAATTGTGgtatgttattatttataataataaaaagttttattatttatttatttattatatttatattgtatgcTGTTTGATGATTGTAGCAATAAATCACATATGTTGTTATATTTTAGGGAAAATTCAAGAAAATCTGacaagaaaatgcagaaaattacAAATGAAAACATCATGTGATCATTCACCCCCTCTGTTGGTGTTGACATATGATGTATATTGGAGTTTAGATGTTGTAGGAATGGTAGTCAACCAAGCATATCACCTTATGACACCACATATAACTGATATTTGCAGTATATCTGTTTTCATTTGtagggaaaaaagtgaaatatatcaaatgaaaaatgtaagtACAAGAGaagtaattttgtttttaaatttcccAATTCTGCAAACGAAAGGAACGCCAAACCTTACCCTTACAACATCTTGACAATCTAAACCAACAATGTCTcttaattacacatttataaCAATATGTACAACTCAGTTCTTATAAAAATTAGTAGAAGGTTAGTACTCAGCGCTCATACACTTTTGTATGACTTAAGTTatatgaaatcaaacaaaaccCAGTCCTGTTGCCTTCGTTCTTATTAAGAATAGGTTTGTCTTAACTGCTCTATTCATTGTTCTGTTGTctctataaaataaacacaatacagGTGAACATAACTCATCTGATTACAGCCCCATGGATGTATATGATGCTGCCTGATATAAAACGAATGTATGTATATGATGCTGCCTGAcataaaacaaatgtttcatGTGAAGATgaaacatatatatgtatatatatatatatatatatatatatatatatatatatatatatatatatatatatatatatatatataaaagcaaaagaaaaacactaagATGGAGGCCTAATTCTCAAGACAACAAGTAAAATCTGTAATTTGTGCAATTCAACTTAGTCAACagataatcataaatatatgtttaataagaaattctattgtttttcacatttatcaTGTCTATTTAGCTGTGAAAATACGTAATGCCATTTTAaggtcattttgtcattttaactgcaaatctaattttattgtgctgatattattattattatttataattattgtgCTGATATAACAATATT includes:
- the LOC117599177 gene encoding vitelline membrane outer layer protein 1 homolog; this translates as MYFVLSAVLPLLILSFGECASVNDTQNRIVFLYPSTISVTNGQMWGSWGPWAMCPSGTYATGFTLKVESNQGYWGDDTALNGIALQCSKPIGTSGIVGGYTTVSSSVGSWGSWKQNIWCSRGVLRAFQLRVESYQGIFVDDTAANNIRFQCTGGQVLEGSGMGWGTWGYWSSVCGGTGICGIQTKVEPPQGAWDDTSLNDVRFSCC